One segment of Aquimarina sp. BL5 DNA contains the following:
- a CDS encoding M20/M25/M40 family metallo-hydrolase produces MKHLISLVMLSLLTITLTFAQEESSSFYATMALIDAEELQKEYPNEITIIAKRRNEAAVLISEEGSHKLHGRVLVHGPGFIYKSSESQAKQALLNDNKSAAQSKMAFTITEDAIVNLAMDAINTQNIANHITELENYGTRYHTSSAGAQSAQDLKVKWETMATTFNRSDVSVRLVNHTSTPMPSVVMTIQGSEFPDEFVIVGGHLDSTSSQGNNDAPGADDDASGIATITEATRALFEIGFQPKRTIEIMAYAAEEVGLRGSAEIAADYRANNVNVVAVGQFDMTNYNGSVNDVYFISDNTDTSLNAFFKQLMDYYNASGDHQLTYSTALCNYGCSDHASWNSQGYKASFPFEASFSQYNPNIHTRNDTFSISGTAEHATKFAKLCSEFLIEVAKNDATLSTPEFEAEGYYIYTNNKTLTYQIAETSSKVESIDIYDMNGRKILQKEDIGTSGTIIMNSISSGVYVITLALKDQRQLSKKIILK; encoded by the coding sequence ATGAAACATCTCATCTCATTAGTAATGCTATCATTACTAACAATTACACTTACATTTGCTCAAGAAGAATCATCGTCTTTCTATGCCACTATGGCTTTAATAGATGCTGAAGAATTGCAAAAAGAATATCCTAATGAAATAACAATAATTGCGAAACGAAGAAACGAAGCAGCTGTTTTAATTTCTGAAGAAGGAAGTCATAAATTACACGGACGTGTTTTAGTTCATGGTCCAGGATTTATATACAAATCTTCAGAAAGTCAGGCAAAACAGGCCTTGTTAAATGATAATAAAAGTGCTGCTCAAAGTAAAATGGCATTTACTATTACAGAAGATGCCATAGTAAATTTAGCAATGGATGCTATTAATACTCAAAATATCGCAAACCATATAACGGAACTTGAAAATTATGGAACCAGATATCACACCTCTAGTGCTGGAGCACAATCAGCTCAAGATCTAAAAGTAAAATGGGAAACCATGGCAACAACTTTTAACAGATCAGATGTTAGTGTCCGATTGGTAAATCATACGAGCACTCCAATGCCATCTGTAGTAATGACTATCCAAGGTTCTGAATTTCCTGATGAATTTGTGATTGTTGGAGGTCACTTAGATTCTACTTCTTCCCAAGGAAATAATGACGCTCCAGGAGCTGACGATGATGCATCTGGTATTGCTACGATTACTGAAGCAACAAGAGCTTTATTTGAAATCGGTTTTCAGCCAAAAAGAACTATCGAAATAATGGCATATGCTGCCGAAGAAGTGGGACTTCGAGGATCGGCAGAAATCGCAGCAGATTATAGAGCGAATAACGTAAATGTAGTTGCTGTTGGTCAATTTGACATGACCAATTATAATGGCTCTGTTAATGATGTTTATTTTATCTCTGATAATACAGATACTAGTCTTAATGCGTTTTTTAAACAATTAATGGATTACTATAATGCCTCTGGAGATCATCAACTTACCTACAGTACTGCTTTATGTAACTATGGTTGTTCTGATCACGCTAGCTGGAATAGTCAAGGATATAAGGCGTCTTTTCCTTTTGAAGCAAGCTTTTCTCAATATAATCCAAACATCCACACCAGAAATGACACATTTAGCATATCCGGAACTGCAGAACATGCTACGAAATTTGCAAAGCTATGTAGTGAATTCCTTATCGAAGTAGCAAAAAATGATGCTACGCTATCTACACCTGAATTTGAAGCAGAAGGATATTACATATACACAAACAACAAAACGCTAACATATCAAATAGCAGAAACCAGTTCTAAAGTTGAAAGCATTGATATTTATGATATGAATGGAAGAAAGATTCTTCAAAAAGAAGATATAGGAACTTCTGGAACTATCATTATGAATTCAATAAGTAGTGGTGTTTATGTAATTACACTTGCATTAAAGGATCAAAGACAGTTAAGTAAAAAAATTATTTTAAAATAA
- a CDS encoding four helix bundle protein, translated as MSTYRDLKIWQKSMTLVNNIYLETTKFPKEEIYGLTSQIRRASVSIPSNIAEGYGRQSKKEYIRFLNIAISSLFEVQTQLEIGKNLSFLKENNFNSLYEDTREIERMLSSFIRKIKDS; from the coding sequence TTGAGCACCTATAGGGATCTGAAAATATGGCAAAAATCTATGACTTTAGTCAATAATATTTATCTGGAAACAACAAAGTTTCCGAAAGAAGAAATATACGGGCTTACTTCTCAGATAAGAAGAGCCTCTGTTTCAATTCCCAGTAATATTGCAGAAGGTTATGGTAGACAGAGTAAAAAAGAATATATTCGGTTCCTTAATATTGCAATTAGTTCATTGTTTGAGGTTCAGACCCAATTAGAAATTGGAAAAAATCTTTCCTTTTTAAAGGAAAATAATTTTAATTCGTTATACGAAGACACTAGAGAAATAGAGCGTATGCTATCTAGCTTCATCAGAAAAATCAAAGATTCTTAA
- a CDS encoding CCA tRNA nucleotidyltransferase — protein sequence MSEAKNYKEALQHSVFNTISKAASNLQLESYVIGGFVRDYILQRGTAKDIDIVAVGSGIELAKEVSKLLPGNPKIQIFKTYGTAMLKANEIEVEFVGARKESYRENSRNPIVENGTLQDDQNRRDFTINALALNLSNNNFGEILDPFNGLEDLRSKIIRTPLDPDITYSDDPLRMMRAIRFATQLNFKIEENSLKAITKNKDRIKIITKERIVDELNKILLSEKPSVGFLLLEKTGLLPYILPELVALKGIDEVEGQKHKDNFYHTLEVVDNISENTDDLWLRWAALLHDIGKAPTKRFSKKVGWTFHGHEFVGSKMVFKLFKRLKMPLNDKMKFVQKMVLMSSRPIVIASDVTDAAVRRLVFDAGDYIEELMTLCEADITTKNPKRFKKYHNNFKIVRQKMVEVEERDHIRNFQPPVSGEEIMKTFNIKPSREIGIIKEAIKEAILEGEISNEHDAAYQFMIKKGEELGLVVNG from the coding sequence ATGTCGGAAGCTAAAAATTACAAAGAAGCATTACAACATTCTGTATTTAATACCATATCAAAAGCGGCATCCAATCTTCAGTTAGAAAGTTACGTGATTGGAGGATTCGTAAGAGATTATATTTTGCAAAGAGGAACAGCTAAGGATATTGATATTGTAGCCGTTGGTAGTGGTATTGAATTAGCAAAAGAAGTTTCTAAATTATTACCAGGCAATCCAAAAATTCAGATATTTAAAACCTATGGAACGGCAATGCTAAAAGCCAATGAAATAGAAGTAGAATTTGTGGGAGCTAGAAAAGAATCTTATCGGGAAAATAGCAGAAATCCAATTGTGGAGAATGGAACATTGCAAGACGATCAGAACAGAAGAGATTTCACTATCAATGCATTAGCATTAAATCTTTCTAACAATAACTTTGGAGAAATTTTAGATCCTTTTAATGGGCTAGAAGATCTTAGATCTAAAATTATTCGTACACCATTAGATCCAGACATTACCTATTCTGATGACCCACTTAGAATGATGCGAGCTATTCGTTTTGCTACTCAACTCAATTTTAAGATTGAAGAAAACTCTCTAAAAGCGATTACTAAAAACAAAGATCGCATTAAGATTATTACCAAAGAACGTATTGTTGATGAACTCAATAAAATTTTATTAAGTGAAAAACCTTCAGTCGGATTTTTACTTTTAGAAAAAACAGGTTTATTGCCTTACATACTCCCAGAATTGGTAGCATTAAAAGGTATCGACGAGGTCGAAGGTCAGAAACATAAAGATAATTTTTATCATACATTAGAAGTTGTAGACAACATTTCAGAAAATACAGATGATTTATGGCTACGCTGGGCAGCATTATTACATGATATCGGTAAGGCTCCTACGAAACGATTCAGTAAAAAGGTTGGGTGGACATTTCACGGCCACGAATTTGTAGGTTCCAAAATGGTATTCAAACTATTTAAGCGCCTAAAAATGCCTTTGAATGACAAAATGAAATTCGTTCAAAAAATGGTATTGATGAGCTCACGTCCTATTGTTATTGCCTCTGATGTTACAGATGCTGCCGTAAGAAGATTGGTCTTTGATGCTGGCGATTATATAGAAGAGCTAATGACCCTTTGCGAAGCAGATATCACTACAAAAAACCCAAAACGTTTTAAGAAATATCATAATAATTTCAAAATAGTTCGTCAGAAGATGGTGGAAGTAGAAGAACGTGATCACATTCGTAATTTCCAGCCACCGGTAAGTGGGGAAGAAATTATGAAAACTTTCAATATTAAACCTTCTCGCGAAATCGGAATCATTAAGGAAGCTATCAAAGAGGCTATTCTGGAAGGAGAAATATCTAATGAACATGACGCTGCTTATCAGTTTATGATTAAAAAAGGTGAAGAACTAGGACTAGTTGTTAATGGTTGA
- a CDS encoding tail fiber protein: MRKKLLLITILLFFIEGKSQNVDLKNSSDYIRVQKTGETGFSRAFGLNGSNQLYIGSIEKTIGNMYFFNKGTGHLMTLNPSGNLGIGTTNPGAKLDILSNTGQTESLMRFKISDAPSDYLQIANSTGSANQFIPLIKGYHQTDNRYSLSIMGSTSDAMDNGSNALINFNARRSNSVVQTRPLFVWTNYDQKMMTMSANGNLGIGTTNPSVALDVSGTSKGIKLGDSNGNLLFRNNVSGANEIRSYGLPLEIETRDIQDISFNSNNGNSKLMTIKGDGSGIGIGTTSPSAKLEIKGAGDGVEILKLSTERPWVFKQEGTGASSNLVLQEISGNKFFKIKSYDNTDIYTIQSNSGNTYFKGDMGIGTNTPDAKLAVNGNIHAKEVKVDLVGWPDYVFENDYNLPSLQQVENHIAEKGHLENIPSAAEVAENGLQLGEMNAKLLQKIEELTLYMIEQNKKTENLIKEVEALKQKNTELEKKIK, translated from the coding sequence ATGAGAAAGAAATTATTATTAATAACAATACTACTTTTTTTTATAGAAGGGAAATCTCAAAATGTAGATTTAAAGAACTCTTCGGATTATATTAGAGTTCAAAAAACTGGGGAGACAGGTTTTTCTAGAGCTTTTGGTTTGAATGGATCAAATCAACTGTATATAGGAAGCATTGAAAAAACTATAGGTAATATGTATTTTTTCAATAAAGGGACTGGTCATTTAATGACTCTTAATCCTTCTGGTAATTTAGGTATCGGAACAACGAATCCTGGAGCTAAATTAGATATATTATCTAATACTGGACAAACAGAAAGCTTAATGCGCTTTAAAATATCTGATGCTCCCTCTGATTATCTACAGATAGCAAATTCTACCGGATCTGCAAATCAATTTATTCCGTTGATCAAAGGATACCATCAAACAGATAATAGATACTCGCTTTCTATTATGGGATCTACATCGGATGCTATGGATAATGGATCTAATGCATTGATAAATTTTAATGCAAGGAGATCAAATAGTGTTGTTCAAACAAGACCTTTATTTGTATGGACTAATTATGATCAAAAAATGATGACAATGTCAGCTAATGGTAATCTAGGTATTGGAACAACGAATCCTAGTGTTGCATTAGATGTATCCGGAACATCCAAAGGAATCAAATTAGGAGATTCTAATGGTAATTTGCTTTTTAGAAATAATGTTAGTGGCGCAAATGAAATTAGAAGTTACGGATTGCCATTAGAGATAGAGACCAGAGATATTCAAGATATTTCTTTTAACAGCAATAATGGAAATTCCAAATTAATGACCATTAAAGGAGATGGGAGTGGAATAGGTATCGGAACTACAAGCCCATCCGCAAAATTAGAAATAAAAGGCGCTGGAGATGGAGTAGAAATATTAAAACTATCTACCGAGAGACCGTGGGTTTTTAAACAAGAAGGAACAGGCGCATCTTCTAATTTAGTACTTCAAGAAATTTCTGGTAATAAATTCTTTAAAATCAAAAGCTATGATAACACTGATATTTATACCATTCAATCTAACTCAGGTAATACTTATTTTAAGGGAGACATGGGGATTGGAACAAACACACCAGACGCGAAACTAGCTGTTAATGGAAATATTCATGCTAAAGAAGTAAAAGTAGACCTAGTAGGATGGCCTGACTACGTTTTCGAGAATGACTATAATTTACCATCATTACAGCAGGTAGAAAATCATATCGCAGAAAAAGGACATTTAGAAAACATTCCTTCTGCAGCAGAAGTAGCAGAAAATGGTTTACAATTAGGAGAAATGAATGCAAAACTGCTTCAGAAAATAGAAGAATTAACACTCTATATGATTGAGCAGAATAAAAAGACGGAAAACCTTATCAAAGAGGTAGAAGCATTAAAACAAAAAAATACGGAACTAGAGAAAAAAATAAAATAA
- a CDS encoding heme A synthase, with the protein MKKYFRPLVITSIILIYLIIIAGAVVRMTGSGMGCPDWPKCFGYYIPPTEEAQIQWKPNYEYQEGFIVILDKELRIAAKDFTSSSTYNANNWEHYTKHDYAKFNVWHTWIEYINRLVTVLSGIPILLMFILSLRFWKEKPKITLFAGITILAMAFQAWLGKIVVDSNLLPLRITIHMLVAFIILAILLYVLFLTKDRIKTIEFNTTFKSMLLFSVILTLVQVALGTQVRQYVDEQIKIVGELSKSEWLNPPTFTFYIHRSFSILVVFINAWLLWYNKKIQFGLSKLNWVIVLIGLEALTGILMYYFDFPFLSQPLHLVLSSLLFGVQFYIMLEVYKNKAIEA; encoded by the coding sequence ATGAAAAAATACTTCAGACCACTTGTTATCACATCCATAATACTGATTTATTTGATCATCATTGCTGGAGCGGTTGTTAGAATGACAGGATCTGGAATGGGATGTCCGGATTGGCCTAAGTGCTTTGGATATTATATTCCTCCTACAGAAGAAGCACAGATTCAATGGAAACCTAATTATGAATACCAGGAAGGTTTTATTGTAATCTTGGACAAAGAACTGAGAATTGCTGCAAAAGATTTCACCTCTTCTTCCACATATAACGCCAACAACTGGGAACATTATACGAAACATGACTATGCCAAATTTAATGTCTGGCATACTTGGATCGAATATATTAATAGGTTAGTTACTGTGCTTTCAGGAATACCCATATTATTGATGTTTATTCTATCACTAAGGTTTTGGAAAGAAAAACCAAAAATCACATTATTTGCTGGTATCACAATCCTAGCAATGGCATTCCAGGCCTGGTTAGGTAAAATCGTGGTAGACTCTAATTTATTACCGCTAAGAATTACCATTCATATGCTAGTAGCATTCATTATTTTAGCAATATTGTTATATGTGCTTTTCTTAACGAAAGACAGAATTAAAACTATTGAATTTAATACTACTTTTAAAAGTATGTTACTTTTTTCGGTTATTCTTACTTTAGTTCAGGTTGCATTAGGTACACAAGTACGGCAATATGTAGATGAACAAATAAAAATAGTTGGTGAACTATCAAAATCAGAATGGCTAAATCCACCTACATTTACCTTTTACATCCATAGATCATTTTCCATTTTAGTGGTCTTTATTAACGCTTGGCTACTTTGGTATAATAAAAAAATACAATTTGGTCTATCTAAATTAAATTGGGTTATAGTACTAATTGGTTTAGAAGCATTAACAGGTATATTGATGTACTATTTTGATTTTCCTTTTCTGTCACAACCATTACATTTAGTATTATCTTCTCTATTGTTTGGAGTACAATTTTATATTATGCTAGAGGTGTATAAAAATAAAGCTATTGAAGCCTGA
- a CDS encoding nucleoid-associated protein, translated as MINLYSTQIESLSIHRIGNKSRNENIFLSDSPYKLNDELTALLKEYFFKPFREKEENYFQFANEVDVEFNPLFKIVTEIFDNPSSAHEKSKRITSLLYEQSQHPHIKSGEVYIAYLENLTIDNEKTAAIGIFKSELKYDFLQFEEKGSDIELLHQQGVNLNKLDKGCLIFNHKKEEGYKILSVDSNRYDTKYWLEHFLGVEAFEDENFYTKKYMKFCQDFAKDVVLPAEDKKEEVMFMNRAVNHFAKNDTFEESAFLNEVIDNPDLIPEFKHYKTEKAPKYHIEDLTEFPIANTAVSAARKKIKNTINLDTNIQIKMDFINPESAEKFVEKGWDEEKQMYYYLVYFNKEQKD; from the coding sequence ATGATTAACTTATACAGCACCCAAATAGAATCGCTTTCGATTCACAGAATAGGAAATAAAAGTAGAAACGAGAATATATTTCTTTCGGATTCTCCTTACAAACTTAATGATGAGCTAACAGCCTTATTAAAAGAATACTTTTTCAAACCCTTTAGAGAAAAAGAAGAAAACTATTTTCAATTCGCAAATGAAGTCGATGTAGAATTTAATCCGCTATTTAAGATTGTTACTGAAATTTTTGACAATCCATCTTCTGCACACGAAAAGTCTAAAAGGATTACTTCTTTATTATACGAACAATCACAGCATCCACATATTAAAAGTGGTGAAGTATACATTGCATATCTAGAAAACCTAACTATAGATAACGAAAAAACAGCTGCGATAGGGATTTTTAAATCAGAATTAAAATATGACTTCCTTCAGTTCGAAGAAAAAGGAAGTGACATAGAATTATTACATCAACAAGGTGTAAACCTAAACAAACTTGATAAAGGATGCTTGATCTTTAATCATAAAAAAGAAGAAGGATATAAAATTCTTTCTGTAGACTCTAACCGTTATGATACTAAATATTGGTTAGAACATTTCTTAGGAGTAGAAGCTTTTGAAGATGAAAACTTTTATACTAAAAAGTATATGAAGTTCTGTCAGGATTTTGCGAAAGATGTGGTATTACCTGCCGAGGATAAGAAGGAAGAAGTGATGTTTATGAATCGGGCAGTAAATCACTTCGCGAAAAATGATACATTTGAAGAATCTGCTTTTCTAAATGAGGTCATCGACAATCCAGATCTAATTCCCGAATTTAAACATTACAAAACAGAGAAAGCTCCAAAATATCATATCGAAGATCTAACTGAGTTCCCAATTGCGAATACAGCAGTATCTGCGGCAAGAAAAAAGATCAAAAACACCATTAATCTGGATACGAATATACAGATTAAGATGGATTTTATCAATCCCGAATCGGCCGAAAAATTTGTAGAAAAAGGTTGGGATGAAGAAAAACAGATGTATTACTATCTAGTATATTTTAATAAAGAACAGAAGGATTAA
- a CDS encoding ABC transporter ATP-binding protein → METILTLKNLTKRFGPITAVNDLSFTIKKGNVYGILGPNGSGKSTTLGIVLNVVNRSSGDFTWFDGTTSTHEALKKVGAIIERPNFYPYMTAAQNLKLVCQIKEVSADKIEEKLELVGLLDRKDSKFRTFSLGMKQRLAIASALLNDPEILILDEPTNGLDPQGIHQIREIIKVIASKGTTILLASHLLDEVEKVCSHVVIIRKGVKLYSGPVDEMNASHGFFELNSNQNSVLKKWLSDQSTFGNIKEEEDKLIAFLNRELDAESLNKQLHEAGITLTHLVKRKESLEEQFLQLTNNLN, encoded by the coding sequence TTGGAAACTATTCTAACCTTGAAGAATCTTACCAAAAGATTCGGACCCATAACAGCCGTTAATGACCTTTCCTTTACTATAAAAAAAGGAAACGTTTATGGTATTTTAGGGCCTAACGGAAGTGGTAAATCAACTACGCTCGGTATTGTCCTTAATGTAGTCAATAGATCTTCGGGAGATTTTACCTGGTTTGATGGAACTACCTCTACACACGAGGCTCTTAAAAAAGTAGGAGCCATTATAGAACGTCCAAACTTTTATCCATATATGACGGCCGCTCAAAATCTGAAGCTTGTATGTCAAATAAAGGAAGTTTCTGCTGATAAAATTGAAGAGAAGTTAGAGCTTGTTGGTCTTTTGGATCGAAAGGATAGTAAATTTAGAACGTTCTCTCTTGGTATGAAACAACGTTTAGCAATTGCTTCTGCCCTACTAAACGATCCAGAAATTCTTATTCTTGATGAACCAACAAATGGTTTAGATCCACAAGGGATTCATCAAATACGAGAAATTATTAAGGTAATTGCCTCAAAAGGAACGACAATTCTTTTGGCTTCGCATTTATTGGATGAAGTAGAAAAAGTCTGTAGTCATGTGGTTATCATTCGTAAAGGGGTAAAACTATATTCTGGTCCTGTTGATGAAATGAATGCAAGTCATGGTTTCTTTGAATTAAATAGTAATCAAAACAGCGTACTTAAAAAATGGTTGTCTGATCAAAGTACTTTTGGAAATATAAAAGAAGAAGAAGACAAACTTATTGCTTTTTTAAATCGTGAATTAGATGCAGAAAGTCTGAACAAACAGTTACACGAGGCTGGGATTACACTTACCCATCTGGTAAAACGTAAAGAAAGTCTGGAAGAACAGTTCTTACAATTAACCAACAATTTAAACTAA
- a CDS encoding ABC transporter permease, protein MLRLLNIEFQKLRFNKSAKVLTITYFVLITAIALIASYEFNFGGVKVRLADQGIFNFPYIWHFTSYIAAWLKIFLAIVIVSIMANEYTNRTLKQNLIDGLSKKEFLTSKFLTVIVFSLISTIFLFTVTLILGLIFSDYNEFSIIITDLEYILAYFVKLVGFFSFCMFLGILIKRSAFALGFLIFWQIIEGIVWGMASLVKWKFDSEIVYKIIPFLPLDSMANLINEPWSRLNFIQAAANQLGEGFQRDLAVHWYEIIIVLVWTAIFVRLSYYLLKKRDL, encoded by the coding sequence ATGTTACGATTACTCAATATAGAATTTCAGAAATTACGATTTAATAAGTCTGCCAAAGTACTTACCATTACTTATTTTGTATTAATAACAGCGATTGCACTTATCGCTTCTTATGAGTTTAATTTTGGAGGTGTAAAAGTTAGACTAGCAGATCAAGGGATATTTAATTTTCCTTACATCTGGCACTTTACTTCATATATTGCTGCTTGGCTAAAGATTTTTCTAGCCATCGTTATTGTTTCCATAATGGCAAATGAATATACGAATAGAACTCTTAAGCAAAATCTTATCGACGGATTAAGCAAAAAAGAGTTTTTGACCTCCAAATTCCTGACAGTAATAGTTTTTTCCTTAATATCCACAATCTTTTTATTTACAGTTACATTGATTTTGGGTTTGATATTTTCGGACTATAACGAATTCTCTATAATCATTACAGATTTAGAATATATCCTTGCATACTTCGTAAAGTTAGTTGGATTCTTTTCCTTTTGCATGTTTTTAGGAATTCTCATTAAACGTTCTGCCTTTGCCCTTGGCTTTCTTATTTTTTGGCAAATTATTGAAGGCATTGTTTGGGGAATGGCAAGCTTAGTAAAATGGAAATTTGATTCTGAGATTGTTTACAAAATAATTCCATTCTTACCCTTGGATAGTATGGCAAACCTAATTAATGAACCGTGGTCAAGATTAAATTTCATACAAGCTGCAGCGAATCAATTAGGTGAAGGTTTCCAGAGAGACCTTGCCGTTCACTGGTATGAGATTATAATTGTATTAGTTTGGACTGCAATATTTGTGAGACTTTCATATTATCTTCTAAAAAAGAGAGATTTATGA